The nucleotide window AAAATTCTTGTCTGGACGTAGTTGCTCTGGCTGATTGATTATTCTTGCAGCAGACCGTTTTTGAACATCTTGTtcgatttttgtttccctGTTTGATTGCAGCCCAGATGCCTCGAGTTGAGGATGAATGAGGGGGGACTCTTTAGCAGCAAAAAGGACGTCCCTCCAACGCTGGAATGCCGTTTCTAATGAAGGTGAAATGCCGGAACTAGTTGTGTTTGAAATAACAGCAATTTTATCGTCAGGCACATCGTTCCTCTTATCTCCTGGTCTTTCCAATCTTTTATGGGTCCAAACAGATTCACTCCGACTGGCATCGATCCTTTGAGAATAAGCTGCATTGTTTGCTTCAAGTGTTTCTAATAATGAAGTTAAACCATGCATCAAAACGtttttcaaacatttgaaacattttataCCCAAAACTCGATGAATTTGTTTCCAAATAGCCGGATGTTCTGCGATTTTGACAATGAGCTCCAAAACTTGCTCGCTCGCTTTAGGATCGATTAATTCCTTTGAAAAAGGAATatcaaaataattaaatgacaaaatatttaaaacttCATATGAAATGAGTAACGAAAAATACCACTGCGTCGATTACAGCGTTTCTTCCGTTCTGTGAGTCCAATACGTCCTGCTTTTTCACCATAATAACGTTCTGTAtacgattaaaaaaaaaacataatttttaaattgacaTTCACAATTCTGTTTTAGCCAAAATGATGGAACGTGAAGCGTGGGAATGGAACCACACGTTTGGCTTCTCCACGAGCTATCGTAGATCACATCGATGCTACACTTTGCCCTTTtctgtaaatattttttctttttcgaggatgaaaaatggaaaaaaagtCTTTAACTTTCGTCGGTTTTCCCTGTGCCACAATGGCGATGCTTGGCAAGTGTTAACAATCAGAAGACCATTGAAAGTTGTCGTAGACACACATGCAATATAAGATGTTGTACGTGACTACGTGTCGGGAATACCTTCGGGAGAGGTGAGATTGTAATAGTTGAGTTGACGGCGAAGCCCGAGGACGACTCGGACGTTGCAATATGGTCAGTACCGCCTATAGCAGAAATCAcgatgaatttctttttctgtctttATTCCATTTCGCttatgtttttaaaatatttatttagcaagaaaagatttttagCCAATTAGTATAAccttaaaaaattgaaagcaATGTACACTTCCGCATTATAGCGGGTCAAAATGGATGGCTTTATTTGGGAAAGAGATTTcaacatttaattttctttctccttatgtagtttaagtttttgaacaaaaataatGTTTCAGTTATTGAATAGATTATTTTGGTATAGAagcggcaaaaaatgacattaTTTTGTCCGTGTCGCTTTGCAATAGCTAAGGTGATGACATGTGTCAGAAACAGGTACAACACCAAAACTTCTCCCATCAGAATCGCAACTGGAAGCCAAATCTGTATAAGCAACGATTTAACTAGAAAGATTCTTTTCCTCTGTGATTGGCTGTCGCAACTACGCCTCTTACTCTTTTGCAACTCAAACTACAGTTAGACAAAAAAGGTATTCACGAAAGTTTTGCGGGAAAATTGCTAAGCCCACGTTtaaaagaaagtaaacaaaaacgTTACCTGATGAGATGATGAGCAGTAAAGTGACGACTATTCGCCTTGCGGTTTGCATCTTCCGGATGGAAGTTAAAAAGGTGGCCAAAAAGGATGAGTCGAGTGAGATTGACGACACACAAGGAAATAAAGGTCTAGACGCGCTCAGCCTCTCTTTTTCCCCCCTGCTCTTCATAGTTTCGGGATTGTCCAGTCTACTACCGCTATAAAGGAGAACGCAGTTTCCATCAAACGCGCTTGCGTATTCGATTGATTGACGATTGAGGTATACCTTATCACCTTGCCTTTTTGTGTCCTTCGTTTCACGCACAAGGGTTGAGTAAAGGGGGGATTCAAACAACTCAAATATGTAAAAATGACTGCCAATTTAGCAAGACAAAATTGAAGCATTTGGTTTTCGATTTTTAAAGTTACAATTAATCGATTTTAGTCTATGGTATGGCTTATTATTACTGCATCATTTTACATCTAAAATTGAGAAAAGATCGGACAGGCAAATATTGAATCGATGTTGGGGAGAACCGGGAAGAATCCCCACGAAAAGATTTCCGCCCCCGGGTGAACTGCGACATCAGAAGCTGGAAACCTCGTTAAATATCTCATCAACCAACGGAATAGAAAATTGGCGTCGAAGATGCTGCTAATGGTACGTCGCGTAGAAGGTGACGATTTCTATTAGTAATCGAGGGGGAACGTTCCGAAATGTTCCCTCCTCTTCCCTCGAACTGGATGATAACACGCGATCTTTGTATCACCCATCAGACTTTGCAAAGACTCATTAGTCAGGACTAGCAAATCCTTTCTCATCGTGTCGTGATGGACCGCGTCCATTTTCTGGCCGTTCTCCGATACAATGCAGAACAATAACAACCGAAAAATCTGAAAGAAGGAGGGGGCGATCGAACGTGTAGACCAGCGTTGATTAAATTTCTCCCTGTGTCCGCCGTGGAAGACCCGGCTCTTTGCCAACAAGAGAAGTCTTAGTAGGAAACACGAAGAATAGAGCtagaaaaagaagtaaaaaaggTTGGAAAAGACTAACCACGCCTCTCGACAAAGGTTTGAGGTCACTAGCCAATTAGTCCATGAGCCAATCCAGCGGGGAGTATACAATGTTGGATATTTTTCAAATCCACGTTACTTGAAAAACAGGATCCTCTTATGATCATCTGTATTGATTAGCTTGGTCGAGAATTTTATATACAGAATTGCGTTTAACTTGAAAAATTTCGATATTTTTTGTCCAGAATTTGGCGCCAAAGAATAAACATAAagatttttacttgaaatagTCCAAATTGTGATTGAACGCGTAAATCATCGGGTGCCAATATCGAACACCTTAGCAAGTTGGGCCAATtaagaaaatatgaaatacAAAATGCGCGTAGAATAAAGCAAAGTCAAAAGTGAATGCCACAAAGTGattggtaaaaaaattatggaaatAGAAACCAACATAAGTTGCCCTGAATTCCCCACCCGTTTCAATACGCTAAAcgaagggaaaagaaaaaagagacgaaaacTCGTCCAGTTacccatgaaaaaaaaaaaactaccgtaaaaaaaaaaaaaataacaacaaaaattttgaagaaaaaaataagaaaaaaaaaaaatgaataaaatatgaAACTAAAAGAATCATTCCCGAAATTTGGAACAGAGGTCTTGGAagcgaacgaaaaaaaaaaaataataattacgGCGTATTAGTGGGTCGTTGCAACACCAGAGTAAAATCGAGTTTGTTATTTTCAGTGTGTGGGACGAGCAGGATCTCTAAAAGGCTGAAAACGGAGATAACTTGACGGGTTGGCTGTTCGCTTGTCGATTGGGGATCCCACACTAATGTCAACTTCCCAATACCGTTGTACTTTTCGTGTGTCATCGTCAATGGCAGTTTCTAAAACGATGAAGAAAATCCGAGTTACAATTGAAACAAACgtaaaattatttcaaaatatgtTTTACCTCTATATACAGACGACGTATGATTCCCAAGTAAATTAAAACAACGTCAACCGAATGATCAAGAACAGCTAATACGATGCCCTTAACTTCGATTGAGCCACTTTTTCTAATCAAATTTGCCAAATGAAGTTCAGAGTGGGTGTCCTGAAGAGCTTTGGCGGCTAATTTTCTCGAATTACAATTATCCAGCAGCCTAATGAAtgaatttacattttaaattaATCTAATTTTGGCTTGGTATGATtaactttaaaagaaaacaaaaccttTTGATGATGTTTTGATTCCAGTGGTCTAAAGCCTCTTGTTCCAAAGCAGCGTTAAGCAAGCGATGGACAAGGATATCCGGGTATCGACGGATAGGTGACGTGAAATGAGTGTAGAAGGGCACACTCAGAGCATAATGTCGAAAATGTTCTTCTTTCTTGACAACGCCGGAACAAATATACGAAGCGCACTAGATTACAAGAGCACATTGTAAACGTCAATCAGTGTAAATTGTAAGTAAATAAAATGTCACCTTCATTGGCTTGGCTAGTAGGTTAGATATCACAAGATTTCTCCCCATTGAAATAGCGTCAGTGCTGCCTTGACCGTAACGCAATAGCGATTCTTGCAGCGTTGCTGAACTAGTAACATCGAGATGAATGCCAATTGTTTGTAGTGTCTCCGCAAGTTGTTCCAATTTATGGGTGGGCGGTGGTGGATGTGAACGAAGAACGGCTAAAGCAGGGAATGCACCATAAATTTTCTCTGCAACGCGCATGTTGGCCAATAACATGAATTCTTCAATCAGCCTATTCGATTCTTTCAACTCATAAACTCGAAATCCTATTGGGGTTCTAGTTTCCCAATCCATACTGAAGGCCAGCCTAGGCAGGTCGATTCTAAGCGCACCCTGATCCACTCGTTTCTTACGCAAATAACCAGCTAATTCCTGGAGGACTAGGATAGATTTGCAAATTTCTGACGAGGGGTGCGGTCCTTTGATAACCGGCCAGTTATTGATATCTCTTCCTTCGATAACAGTCTTATGATAAATAACACAATAGAAATGTTACTGCACTGAAAAGAGTTAAAAGAAGAATCCATTTACTAACCTGTGCATGGTCGTAGCTAAGCTTCACACAGGAACGAATAATGGAACGACCAAACCATTCTTCCAAAATCTCCCCCTTGTCATTTACAGTCCATTCAACACTAAAAGCTAAGCGATCCTCTCCAGGGTTCAATGAACAAATGTGCTCACACAATACGGACGGCAACATTGGAATCACCTTCAGACAacaaattaaattattatttttaaaaatcacttCTACTTTTCACGTACTCTGTCGACTAGATAGGTACTGGTGGCTCGCCGAGATGCAATAACATCAAGAACGGTGTTGCCTTGAACAAAGAAACTGACATCAGCAATATGGACAGAGACTTGATACAACTTTGTGATTCCATCTTCAGCCATTCTAAGAAATCGGCCAGATACAGCATCGTCAAGATCACGAGCATCAGCAGGATCTATCGTGAATATACACTCTTCTCTGTTGGGAAAAATTGTCTGTTATTAACAATATGTATAAGAAGGtagttttatttgaaattttaccTAAAGTCTCGACGTTTTCGAATTTCCTCTGGTGGTATACTCCAAGGAAGGGACGGCAGACTATCAAAGACTTCTTGAGGGAACTGACCATAATCGACCTCATGTTCCAGTAAAAGAGCTATAGTTTCGGCCTCAATATCACCGGCTTGACCAATGAAATAACAAAGCGATCtagatggagaaaaaaagaatagcaCCATGATGAGAGAAACTGActtgaaaagaaattattaCCCGAGAGGATGATTGACGTCTTCCCATGAATCGATTCGAGCCAAATACAACATATTAGGTTGGGAGAGGCAGGTGGCTAGCGCTGGCGTGAACGGTATTTTCAAACGAGGAATACGGTGATCCTTGGGCGAAAACAAAATCCAACTTGGTATCGGTCCCGACTGGCCGTAAGGCCATTGTTTCAAACTGCCAATAGCACAACGTGAATGCTTTAGCTCTTTGATAAATACGACCTGTGCGCAAATATTTCGAATAAATAATCATTACATGGGGCCAGTGAAATCACGAATAATTTACCTTGGCTATTTTACGTGGGAGATTAGAGCTCTGCTGCCTAATTTCTACAATTTCTTCAACGACAGTGATAGGTGTGCTTTGCACGGCGATTTTTATTACTGCTTCGGTCACTATGTTGGTGGTTGTCACTACAGAATCTCCAACGGCACACGATGCTGTTAGTTGTGTAGCAAGACCTTCAATCAtcgcatttttcttcttctttggtcgacgaattcttttctttttttcttcaacaacGTTTTTCATCTAAAGACAACACATGAATTCTAAATTCAGGTGGGCTCTCACACTACTTAGGCAAAGTTATTACCTTGGGTACCTTTGCTAGCTCCGATGGGATGGGCGGCGGAGTACCTCGACTTTTGCTCTGCAAATCTGTAGAGGTATCATGGATTTCAttgcagttttcttctttcaaattctttttttttctctggcTGGTTGGTTTCATGTTTCTTGGGCCATGGATGTCGGGTGATTTTTTATCTAAACCTTCGTTGACAGCCATTTTCAGAATATTTTCCTTCATCTTGCTCTCTTCCATCACATTTTTAGGAGTAGGTTGTTTGCTTGGCTGATCACTTTGTGAAGTCAAACTTTgaccatttattttttcacatttattttctgtttgtaCTGTCAGCATCTTGCAAACCACAACATCTCCATTGAGTGCCCTATTTCTGTGGAGAAGTCCTTCAATCAGAAAGTCCTCTGTTCCATCCTGTTGTCAAATCACGTTAATCTGGATTATAAGTTTGATCTAATAAAACAGGAGTACTCACAGGTGCAGAAATATATGCCTCTTTGTAGTTTTTGGGATTTATTCTTAAGACACCCTAAAAAATATAACAACATTATGAAGACATGTGCTCACAGCACTGCTTATGAAAATGCATACTTCAAACAGAGATCCATTCAGGAGTCCTTCTTCAACATCTTTTTCATCCCAATAGTTTTCAAACGTTTTACTTTGGTTTGGTCTCTGTGGAGTTGAGCTCTTACTGATTGACTGAGCCATGTTAAATCAATAGTTGTGGATGGATTTCGTGAAACTTTGATTTGAAGTTAAGGTGATGCAACAATGTAATGCAACAACAAATACAATGTGGAGGGTGAGTGTACAAGTGTCAATTATTGCTTATGTGAACTTTAAACTTTATTTCTCTAAAAATGTCAAGTCGTACGTCACAAATTTGAAACGGAAAATTCTGCAATTTCAGGTTTTGGGGGTTGCTAATTTTCCGAAGAGAAAGAGATCTTTGcacaatttttgaatttttttaagcttGAATGCTGtacaaaaattttacaatgATCACCtctatttaatttttaccaAAACTTTAAGATTTAAAATGCAGATAAAATTTGGATTTCGGGTATTAACTCGCATACAAATTCGTGATAACCCTTGTAACTCAAAGCTAATCGGAGATATGATTTCTTCGTTCTTCGTCGTTGCCTCCAAACTCCAATTCAGACTGACTTTGGCCGTAGCAGACGACTTCTGTCTTCTACAAAAACAGCTGTGAGATTTCATCATTTCCATAAAAACAATTTGCTGTCAAATTTCACTTTCAGTGAAAGGAACGGTTAGTGAACTATGGAAGATAAAAGTGATACCCAAATCAAAATGGATTTGAAGGATAGTCTGAAAGACAGCATTATAAAAGAAGCACTTAATTCAGGTGTAGATTTAAGGCAATATTCACAGCAAGTTGAACAACAACTGCAGGAGGTAGACATTGTGTGCAACTTTAAGGATTGAATAGTATATAAAAATTCCTGTGTATAGGTTGAACTAGTATCAGTCCAAGACTATGTAAATCAAGGAACATCGCTCGCACAGCTTCATTCACAGTTCACTCACTGTGATGCTGCTCTTGAAAGAATGGAAAATCTTCTGAGTACGTTTAGATCTCAGCTAGGTGGTTTGAGCAGTGATATCTTACAACTCCAACATCAGTCAGCCCAGCTGGGGTTGCGACTTTCTAACCGCCAAGCTGCTAGATCATTAGCTGGCCAAATGATTGATGATTTAGTTATCCCTGAAGCACTCATAAGGTAAAAACACCAATCCCTATCTGCATCATTGGCCATAATTGTACTGGTTCTATTTGCACCTTAACATTCTAACACAGGCACTTGTTGGAAACTCCAGTGACAGAACCAGTTTTCTCTGAACAACTAATAATACTTCAGGCAAAGCTGGCCTTGAGTGGAGACCATCATCAAAGGTGCAGTAGGGCTGCTCAGGTGGGTTTGCTATAGCTCATATATAATCAATAGTGACCATAATTGCATATTTATTTACCTTAGGACGTCGTACCTGTTCTTGGTGCGTTGCGGATTAAGGTGGTTGAAAGATTACGCCATTTTTTGCTCTTGAAATTGCAGCAGCTCAGAAGGCCTCTTGCTAATTATCAACTACCGCAAAATTCACTCCTGAAGCATAAGTAAGTTTGTAATAGTGGGCATATTTGTACTGCATATTTTGACTTTAGTGCAAAATAactttctttatttcattaggagtttttatcattttcttaTAACTCAAGAGCCAGAGATAGCTTATGAAGTGAGACAAGACTATGTGCAGACCATGTCCAAGCTATATTTTTCCTATTTCAAGGTTTGTTACTCGATGTAACTGCTAACGGTTAATTCTACTATACCAAATAATTAATTTAGAGCTATTCGACGCGTCTATTGAAACTTGTGGATACAAATAGCGTTAATAAGGATGACGTTCTTGGTTCGGAGGATGCATCTTTAGGggcggcggcggcagcagcTGCTAGGTCGTTATTTGGAAGAGCCGCTCCTAGTGCGCGAAATTCCAGCAGTAAATCGACGGTCTTCACGTTGGGTAATTTAAACAACTAAAATATTCTGTTTGCAACCTTATTCATGCTAATTCTCGCTTTGTGTATTTGATTTCTAAGGAACTCGAATTGAAGTCGTTACCAATTTAGAGGCCCCTGTACTGGTTCCCCATGCAGCAGCGACAGGCACGAGCGCTGGCCATAAGGGCGAAACAAAATATTCGTACGAAATTGTTTTCCGATCTCAGCATTACGCACTCGCGGATAATGCTTGCCGAGAATACCTATTCTTGTGCGAATTTTTCCACGTTGAGAGGGCCCCCGCCATGGAGCTCTTTCAAGAAGTTATGGGAAAGACTTGTACCATCTACATGGTCAGTAAGAAACATTGCTTAACGATGACCGTTACAAATGTTATTTAGTTTTTGGTTAAACTTTAGAAATTTGTCGAAGAGTATGTCTCCACTTGTTACGATTCCCTGGCACTCTTTCTTTGCATCCAAATGGTCCAGCGATTGCAATATCTTTGCCACAAGAGAGCTGTTCCAGCACTGGATTTTTATTATGAATCACTGATTTCCATATTATGGCCTAGGTACCAAAATGATTTAGAACTTTTATGTCGTTATTAATGTTTTTCTCGTTTAGATTCGAATATTTGGTACAGGCAAACATTCAAAGTGTTCGTGACTGCGATCCATCTAGATTATATTCTCACATCGACACACGACCACATTATGTACGAAATAACACGTTTTACgttgaattttaaataattgaaaCATTCAATAGGTAGTACGACGCTATGCCGAGTACACATCCGCTATTTCAGCGATTCACGGTATAAATATCTTCCATATCTCTAGCGTAttagttaataattttttttatttcgtgaaATAGAACATAACAGTATAACTTCGGCCATGGACTGGACTCCACGCTTACATCACCTACTTTCAACTATGCAAGAAGAAGTCGAAGGCTTTACACTGCGTCTGGCTGCAGCGTTTACCAAAAGGAAGGATCAACTAGTAGCACTGATTAATAATTATGACTTAATGCTTAGTGTGATGACGGTAAGGTAGCAAACAGGTTGTCCATCATTCTCTGGTCGACTCATTGTCATTACCCGTTAATTGAAGGAGCGCAACAGAGAAGAAAGTCGCGAGGCCTCACGCTGCAAAGAATTGCTCTCCGCTCGGATATCCGAATTTGTTGAGGAAATATTGTTTGTCCACTTTGAAGGACTCGTCCGCTTTGTAAAGGACTGCGAACTCATACTAACTCGGGGACTTAACGAAGCGTTGCGGAATGAAGAACGTATGAAACTTGAGTATCTTATTAATGAGATTTCTCTTTCTGTTTTAAAAAGtcttatttttctctttgataTAAAGGTCGAGCAACGCAAACCATAAACTCTTTCATGGCAGGGTGGAAGAAATCTTTAGATGAGATCAACAGAGAAATTCTAAACCTTTttccaaattttaaaaatggtaCCAACATTCTACAAGCGACGCTAACTCAACTCGTCGAATACTACCACCGTTTCCAAAAAATCCTTACGCAGCATCCATTCCGCAATGTTCCTGCTCGTGCTGATTTGATTAACATCCATCAGTTAATGGTGGAAGTCAGAAGATATAAGCCGGCCTTCTAAATTGTTTAGTTTGCCATTTTTGATGTTCATGTTGTATCCAATAAATGTCTTAGTTAATTTGCGATTGTAATTGTCCTTTTGGAGTTTAGAGGATATACGTGAGAAACGGTTTTTCGCAATTGGAAGGCGAACAACAAGCTGGTGGCGTCAGATAAGCTATTGTGCAATACCACAGTCGAACGAAACGGTACTAATTTCCCCACTGATTGTTTTTATCACAAGcaaaatgatgaaaaataCTAGATAAAACTTGGGCAGATAACAGAATACTTGTGGAGCTACATGGTCTCGATTATATCGGTTGCATCTAGCTACACTTCAGTTGACGTTAAAGAAATAGTAATTAACAGCATTCAGTCACTACCATcaaaatttcattattttcattcGACCGAGCAGTGTCTTTTGCTACAAACTCTTTGGTAATCCATTACAACAGGGATGGCCTATAACTAGTTGTAAGGAATCTCCCTAACAATTTCTATGTGCAACGGCACAGCACTatttttacatatattttGTAATTGCATTCAGGTTTCCTTTAAAATGGAAGTCAATCCTGCGCAAGATTCAGAAATAACATCAGATAGTTCAAAACAGTCCTCTGATTAGGATGCGATTAGTGGCCAGTCAGATTCCACAGACGAAATAAACCAGATATTTATggcaaaattaaaattaaatgagCCTTCTTTAGTTCCAGttgattcaaattcaaatggaAACAATTCTCCTGCGCCAAACGACTCATCTCCGCCACAAAACAACGCTTCATCCATAAATGCTGTAACACTCTCTGCGACGATTGAGAGTCAAGGCAAACAAACGACGAATGTAGGACAAGAAGAAGGGcgacagaaacaaaaaacagttaaaCAATCAAAGCCGGCTAATTCAAATCCGATTACACATGATAATTCAAAATCCACAAGTGAAGAGGTCCCATTTCCAGGTAACAAGCAAAAAACTGTAACCCCTGTTATCCTGATGGAACAGAAAGCTCAATCCAAATCACAAAAATATCAGCCACGGTTGAACTGTACTAACTCACTAGTATCTTTAACTATTGTCACATTACTAGCAATATGTTTAGGTTTTATTAAAGTTGATTTCCTGCTTCCTTCCTTCGATGGTTGGAATAACAAGATATCAACTTCATCGAATACTTTCAGTCATCAAGCAATGGAATTAATTGATGAAATGCAAAAAACGtttccatttcaaaaaaaaggaacgtgGATAAGTTTTCTCTCAGCACTCAATAGTGTTACAGAAGAGGAACCATCTCAACCAGCAgtccttctttttgttagcGGAAACGCTGCAATGCGTACTATGCAGAATATCGCTCAAACTTTGGCTATCAACACCAACAAGCTATTACACACGACCAACTCCGCCAAGGCCAACTTCCAAGGAGTAACAGTTAAAGTTGATGAAATTGCCGATCTTCTGCGACAGGACGACACTATCAAACAAGAACTAGATGAACAAATCCATTCTATCCTTAGCCAGTCTTTTTCAGTTATTCTTGGACCTTTAGAGAAGATCCCACCACAAGCAGCCTTACTTTTGCACGGGTACTGCGACAATTTCATGGCTCCTTTCAAGAAAAGTGTAATCATTTTGACTGCAACGTTTGATTATGAAATACCGCGCAATTCAAAAGAGGTAGAACAGAAACTTCACAGCCTATGGGATCCCACATTAGGCATAGACAAATCCGCTTCTATTGTATCACGGGTG belongs to Daphnia magna isolate NIES linkage group LG1, ASM2063170v1.1, whole genome shotgun sequence and includes:
- the LOC116925291 gene encoding DIS3-like exonuclease 2 isoform X1: MAQSISKSSTPQRPNQSKTFENYWDEKDVEEGLLNGSLFEGVLRINPKNYKEAYISAPDGTEDFLIEGLLHRNRALNGDVVVCKMLTVQTENKCEKINGQSLTSQSDQPSKQPTPKNVMEESKMKENILKMAVNEGLDKKSPDIHGPRNMKPTSQRKKKNLKEENCNEIHDTSTDLQSKSRGTPPPIPSELAKVPKMKNVVEEKKKRIRRPKKKKNAMIEGLATQLTASCAVGDSVVTTTNIVTEAVIKIAVQSTPITVVEEIVEIRQQSSNLPRKIAKVVFIKELKHSRCAIGSLKQWPYGQSGPIPSWILFSPKDHRIPRLKIPFTPALATCLSQPNMLYLARIDSWEDVNHPLGSLCYFIGQAGDIEAETIALLLEHEVDYGQFPQEVFDSLPSLPWSIPPEEIRKRRDFREECIFTIDPADARDLDDAVSGRFLRMAEDGITKLYQVSVHIADVSFFVQGNTVLDVIASRRATSTYLVDRVIPMLPSVLCEHICSLNPGEDRLAFSVEWTVNDKGEILEEWFGRSIIRSCVKLSYDHAQTVIEGRDINNWPVIKGPHPSSEICKSILVLQELAGYLRKKRVDQGALRIDLPRLAFSMDWETRTPIGFRVYELKESNRLIEEFMLLANMRVAEKIYGAFPALAVLRSHPPPPTHKLEQLAETLQTIGIHLDVTSSATLQESLLRYGQGSTDAISMGRNLVISNLLAKPMKCASYICSGVVKKEEHFRHYALSVPFYTHFTSPIRRYPDILVHRLLNAALEQEALDHWNQNIIKRLLDNCNSRKLAAKALQDTHSELHLANLIRKSGSIEVKGIVLAVLDHSVDVVLIYLGIIRRLYIEKLPLTMTHEKYNGIGKLTLVWDPQSTSEQPTRQVISVFSLLEILLVPHTENNKLDFTLVLQRPTNTP
- the LOC116925350 gene encoding uncharacterized protein LOC116925350; amino-acid sequence: MQTARRIVVTLLLIISSGGTDHIATSESSSGFAVNSTITISPLPKNVIMVKKQDVLDSQNGRNAVIDAVELIDPKASEQVLELIVKIAEHPAIWKQIHRVLETLEANNAAYSQRIDASRSESVWTHKRLERPGDKRNDVPDDKIAVISNTTSSGISPSLETAFQRWRDVLFAAKESPLIHPQLEASGLQSNRETKIEQDVQKRSAARIINQPEQLRPDKNFEERLSEIEDELKKLTKLSRTFPLKMKHLTTVGRQQEKRGKIKTSKILTRNGAYQNQGVGDDSKPVIRVHPKFQYHKVHNTTNQPGPSSFLGPNYWKKIASLKHNGSNPTSRRNSFVAVSITPPDGDKHERDESLIANVQQQRMLGTEQNKSDFGKPCKKLHNTRKQSKQRPLSNKQSSNKDQSGDYITNG
- the LOC116925291 gene encoding DIS3-like exonuclease 2 isoform X2, with the translated sequence MAQSISKSSTPQRPNQSKTFENYWDEKDVEEGLLNGSLFEGVLRINPKNYKEAYISAPDGTEDFLIEGLLHRNRALNGDVVVCKMLTVQTENKCEKINGQSLTSQSDQPSKQPTPKNVMEESKMKENILKMAVNEGLDKKSPDIHGPRNMKPTSQRKKKNLKEENCNEIHDTSTDLQSKSRGTPPPIPSELAKMKNVVEEKKKRIRRPKKKKNAMIEGLATQLTASCAVGDSVVTTTNIVTEAVIKIAVQSTPITVVEEIVEIRQQSSNLPRKIAKVVFIKELKHSRCAIGSLKQWPYGQSGPIPSWILFSPKDHRIPRLKIPFTPALATCLSQPNMLYLARIDSWEDVNHPLGSLCYFIGQAGDIEAETIALLLEHEVDYGQFPQEVFDSLPSLPWSIPPEEIRKRRDFREECIFTIDPADARDLDDAVSGRFLRMAEDGITKLYQVSVHIADVSFFVQGNTVLDVIASRRATSTYLVDRVIPMLPSVLCEHICSLNPGEDRLAFSVEWTVNDKGEILEEWFGRSIIRSCVKLSYDHAQTVIEGRDINNWPVIKGPHPSSEICKSILVLQELAGYLRKKRVDQGALRIDLPRLAFSMDWETRTPIGFRVYELKESNRLIEEFMLLANMRVAEKIYGAFPALAVLRSHPPPPTHKLEQLAETLQTIGIHLDVTSSATLQESLLRYGQGSTDAISMGRNLVISNLLAKPMKCASYICSGVVKKEEHFRHYALSVPFYTHFTSPIRRYPDILVHRLLNAALEQEALDHWNQNIIKRLLDNCNSRKLAAKALQDTHSELHLANLIRKSGSIEVKGIVLAVLDHSVDVVLIYLGIIRRLYIEKLPLTMTHEKYNGIGKLTLVWDPQSTSEQPTRQVISVFSLLEILLVPHTENNKLDFTLVLQRPTNTP
- the LOC116925313 gene encoding uncharacterized protein LOC116925313, whose amino-acid sequence is MAKLKLNEPSLVPVDSNSNGNNSPAPNDSSPPQNNASSINAVTLSATIESQGKQTTNVGQEEGRQKQKTVKQSKPANSNPITHDNSKSTSEEVPFPGNKQKTVTPVILMEQKAQSKSQKYQPRLNCTNSLVSLTIVTLLAICLGFIKVDFLLPSFDGWNNKISTSSNTFSHQAMELIDEMQKTFPFQKKGTWISFLSALNSVTEEEPSQPAVLLFVSGNAAMRTMQNIAQTLAINTNKLLHTTNSAKANFQGVTVKVDEIADLLRQDDTIKQELDEQIHSILSQSFSVILGPLEKIPPQAALLLHGYCDNFMAPFKKSVIILTATFDYEIPRNSKEVEQKLHSLWDPTLGIDKSASIVSRVANNVVFIEPETDSTPRNEIGRA
- the LOC116925301 gene encoding vacuolar protein sorting-associated protein 52 homolog — encoded protein: MEDKSDTQIKMDLKDSLKDSIIKEALNSGVDLRQYSQQVEQQLQEVELVSVQDYVNQGTSLAQLHSQFTHCDAALERMENLLSTFRSQLGGLSSDILQLQHQSAQLGLRLSNRQAARSLAGQMIDDLVIPEALIRHLLETPVTEPVFSEQLIILQAKLALSGDHHQRCSRAAQDVVPVLGALRIKVVERLRHFLLLKLQQLRRPLANYQLPQNSLLKHKSFYHFLITQEPEIAYEVRQDYVQTMSKLYFSYFKSYSTRLLKLVDTNSVNKDDVLGSEDASLGAAAAAAARSLFGRAAPSARNSSSKSTVFTLGTRIEVVTNLEAPVLVPHAAATGTSAGHKGETKYSYEIVFRSQHYALADNACREYLFLCEFFHVERAPAMELFQEVMGKTCTIYMKFVEEYVSTCYDSLALFLCIQMVQRLQYLCHKRAVPALDFYYESLISILWPRFEYLVQANIQSVRDCDPSRLYSHIDTRPHYVVRRYAEYTSAISAIHEHNSITSAMDWTPRLHHLLSTMQEEVEGFTLRLAAAFTKRKDQLVALINNYDLMLSVMTERNREESREASRCKELLSARISEFVEEILFVHFEGLVRFVKDCELILTRGLNEALRNEERRATQTINSFMAGWKKSLDEINREILNLFPNFKNGTNILQATLTQLVEYYHRFQKILTQHPFRNVPARADLINIHQLMVEVRRYKPAF